Part of the Nostoc sp. ATCC 53789 genome, GATACTCCACCATTAAAAGTGAATAGTATTTGCGATCGCCCCTTTTTTCACAATACAATTACTGAGAATTATCGACAAATCAACGATTTTCGTGGTTATTATCGTCGTTGGGGGGCTGTGCAATCATTTTGGCTGTTTTATCAGTTGAGCGATCGCACAATTAAACAACAGTATGCCCAAAGCCGAGACAAGTTTCAAGAAGCCTGTGAACAAGTCTTTGAAACAAGTCTAAAGTCTGCGGCTGGAAGTGTTTCGGGATGGGCGAAAGATTGGCAAGCACTTTCTGGTAAATCAGGAAATCCTATTGCTGAGGATGCTGCTAGTTTTCGAGGTTTAAGTCCTTTGCAGTGTGGTTTATACGACTTAACGGAAGAAAACGAAGCAGATAGGTTTAAAAACTACGATTTACCCGGTATTTTGGGCAATTTAGAAATTGAAATGTGGACGGAAGCGGCATTTATACGGACACTCAAAGAAACCGCAGAACGCACCGGACAACCCATTGCCAAAGGAAGATTTGCTCATTGTCTAGCATTTATGAAGTTGCGTTCCTACCGAGAGGAACGGCTGAACTGGAAGTTTACCTATTCTGGAAACTTGCAGCCAATTGCTGACGCTTGGAAAGTTCAGGTTTTGACTGGTGTGGAAATTTGGCAACCTGACAACTATTGGGTTGGGGAAATTAACAAACGCCTAAAAAAGGAAGGTTTGGTTTGTTACGTGATTCGCCGTCCTCTTGCTGAAGTGCGGATGCGGCTAAGACTACCGATGAATTTTCAGATTTATGGCATCAGCGATCAGTATAGCTTTCATGATGCTACTGTGCCCTATGCGATCGCTTTTGGTCACTCTGCACTGTTGCTGGATACGCTTGCATACACGTTTAAAAGCAAAGGAGATGAGATATGGGTTGTTTGAGGTTTCAATCCCTGATAGGGATTTTGGTTAGTGTAACGGAGAAAAAGCTTACGCCAGTAAGTTCAGACGTATTTATTTCAATCCCTGATAGGGATTAGTAATCTCACCTTATTTGTATAGTGAGTCTCCGTCTTGATCTGAGAATAACAGATAGTGGGTGAACGTAACCGCCATCAAGTGCTGACTTATTTGACCAGATATTTATCATGTTAAATAGGTCTAAAACTTAATGCACTAGTTTCTTGCAATCGGCTTTCGCTTAAGTTAGCTTCTGAGTATGCGACTGGCAAGACTGGTAGTTAAAAAAACTATCAGTTCTAATGAGTTGTATGTAAACTTACTTCAAGAATTGAAAGATGCGAAAACGTAAGAAGACCAAGGTTGAGCTGTTAATTGAAGTCTTATCAGACGGCGAATGGCACTGGGGTGATGAACTAGCTCAACCCGATAAAGTCGGTTGGCGCTTTGGAGACGCTGTAGATAAAGCTCGTGACAAAAAAGGCTTTCCAATAGTCAGAGAGCGAGTTGGACTCAAACACAAGTATCGTTTGCCCAAATCTTAACCGATATTAATGTGGTGTTAGCGAATTTCTTGGTCAAACAGAGAATTTTTTGCTATAGAGGGAAGCTGAACAGTAGGTTACGGCATTAAGTTCAGGCGTAATTAGTCTCAACCCCCTAGAACCACAAAGCAAAACTTGTGGCAGATAGCTGGGTACAAGTCTGGTATACATCAAAATCTTAAAGCAGTTGATTTTATGAATGCTTCCTTCTTTTCTTAGCGTAAAAATATGATTGGCAAAGAAAAACAATTCCTTATCTGACATAATCCATGAACGAACAAAAACTTTTAGAAAGAATCACAATCAACCCTCAAATCTTTGGTGGTAAACCAATTATTCGAGGTCGTCGCCTTGCAGTTGAACATATTTTGGGGATGTTGGCGGCGGGAGATACTATCGAAACCTTATTAGAAGGTTATCCCTGGTTAGAACGGGAAGATGTGCAAGCCTGTTTAGTTTATGCGTCTCGGCTAGTTGGTCATGAATAAGTTGAACTTTTTCCGCTATGAGTAACCCCGTTTCAGACAATTACAGACATTTGCTAATGGAAATAAAACAGCGTATTCGTTCAGCCCAGTACGAAGCACTAAAAGCAGTTAATCGGGAAATGATTAACCTTTACTGGGACATTGGACAGATAATTGTTACTCAACAACAGGGCGCTAGTTGGGGAAAATCCGTAGTAGAACAGTTAGCAAAAGACTTACAAGCAGAGTTTCCAGGAATTAGCGGATTTTCTGCTGCTAACCTCTGGCGGATGAGGCTTTTTTATGAATCATACGTCAACAATGAAAAACTCGCACCAATGGTGCGAGAAATTGGATGGAGTCACAATCTGGTCATTGTAGAGAAATGCAAAGATGACCTAGAACGGGAATTTTATATCAGAATGACTCGTAAATTTGGCTGGACAAAGAATGTTTTGATTCACCAAATTGAAAATCAAACCTATGAAAAGACTCTGTTGAATCAGACTAACTTTGATAAAACTGTTCCAGCAGAAATCCGTAACCAATTAAAACTAGCAGTCAAAGATGAATATACTTTTGATTTCTTGGAACTAGCAGATGAACACAGTGAGCGACAGTTAGAACAGGCGATTTTGGCAAGAGTTGAACCATTCTTGCAAGAAATGGGCGGGCGGTTTACTTTTGTTGGCAGTCAGTATCGCTTAGAAGTTGGCGATAAAGAATTTTTTATTGACCTGTTGCTGTATCACCGCCAATTAAAATGTCTAGTTGCAATTGAGTTAAAAACTGGAGAGTTCCTACCTGAGTATGTGGGAAAAATGCAATTTTATCTGGCGGCTTTAGATGATTTATCTCGATTTCCAGACGAAAATCTCTCAATCGGAATTATTCTTTGCAAATCTAAGGATAAAACCATTGTTGAGTATGCACTGAGAGAATCGAATAAACCAATCGGTATCGCAACTTATAAACTGTTTTCTACGTTGCCTCAAGAACTAAAAAATCAGCTTCCGGCTCCAGAGCAAGTTGCCAAGTTGCTAGAAGGCGTGGAGTAAAAAATTGGAGTTTGAAAATGTCTAATGATGATTGGTTATCAGGTGATTTTGGTTTTGATGGAGATTCTTCAGACCGCACTATTGAAACTAAAGGTGAGTTACTAACACTCAAGTTATTACGAGAAGCAATTCAGTCTCAAAATCCCGATGATAAGGTAATGGCAGACTTTGGTGAATATGTTTTACCAAATCTGTTGCGGATAGCAATTGGTGTAACTGCGAAAGGCGGTAAGTTTTTTGATGAAATTGACCAACAGCGAGAAGCAGAAGGAAAAATTAAAGTCAGACGAGATAATGCTGCTGACCAATCGCTGAATACTCACTTACTCAATGGATTATTCCCCGCTAATTTAATTGAGAAACGTTTAGAAAAACTTAATACCACAGTGCAGCGAGTGGTGAAAGAGCGAGAACGACGTTTGGTAATTGCTGGATTTATTTTACATGATTTTGAAAAGTTTCCTGATGTACCTGAAAACTGCCGCAAGTTGCCGTTAGCAGAACATCGCGAAATTATTGATAAAAAAGTTCACCAGTTAGGACTAGATAACTTTATAAATCCAGAAAATACTGAAGCTTATCGAGAGTATTTAGATGATTTATTGTGCATGGCTTATAATGCTCAACGTCGCTGGGATACTAACTGGAATTTTTCTGAATTTGGGTTGAATCCTCTTCTCAAAGACCGTACCCTTCGCAGTCTATCTGATTTAACTTGTTTAGCTGATTCTCTCGCCTCAATTGTTAAACATCCCCAGGATGCAGAACATCCTAGACTCAAAGAAATCATCCACAGCCTCAGTGATGGGCAATTAAAATTTACCTATCACAGCATTGCTGAGAATCGTGGTGTTTTAACTAATGTGGTGAATAATGCTTTAATTCAGGCTCATACTAGTCTCAATACTGATGAGTATACCTACTATGAACCTTTGTTATATCTGCCAACAGGCGTGATTTACTTGGCTTCGCGCAATGCTCCAGCTATCTCGCCGGAAGATTTACCAGACCGTGTAGTTAACAGTATTAAATCGCTTTGTGCAGGTCAATTACGCCTCAGACAAACAGGATTTGGTAGAGATGGCAAAGGCATGAAATATGCCGAATATTACAATTTATTTTTTGATGATATAGGCTTGATGAAAGTAGCTTTAGATGCTACATTACGCATCTTAAACCCTAATAAAGGCTCTGTTGCTAAAAGTCGCAGCGAAAATCTGAATAAGTTTCAGCAACAAAATGTTTTATCTGCTGATTATGACTTCAAATTTGAAGACGATATCCGTATTGACCAAATAGCAGAATTTGGTGATTTAGTTAGCCGGAAGATTTGGGAAGAGACAGTTAATCGCGTTGATTATGCTCGGAAGAAAGATAAAAAGCTGCCAGCAGTTCCCGATTTTGATTTAACTCACAAAGTTGCAGAATTTTGGAATTTAGCAGAATGTTTACCCCAAATTAGAGAAATTCAACGCATTAACGAAAGTCTCAAAGAAAACAAGTTAAAGGGAAATACGGGAGGAGTACCTTATGAATGGTATTATCTGGCGGCTAAATATTTAGAACATCATCCAGGAATTGAAGATGTACGCGAAGCTTGTCAGCAAGTCATTGAGTATTTGACAACCTTAATTTCTCCGATAATTTCTCAGTATCAATTACCTGATGGTTGGGATGATTTAAGGCTCTGGGTAAAACGAGTTGTGATGTTACCAGGCACTAATCAAGAGCCATCTGTTAAAACGCAAGTTGAAACATTTCTAAATGAGTTAGATAATTACAATGCTGCGAAAAAAGCAGGGCGAGGGAAACAATTAATCTGCTCAATTTCTCATTCTGCTTACACAGTTACTGAGCAAATGGAATCAGCAGTTTTATTTACGCCTCAAGTTTATACAAACAAGCAAATGTTAGGAGGTTCTAACGCTAAACGCAATATCTCCAGTATTGCAGGTGTAGAGATGATGCTGAGGCAAATCTTGATGAATCAAACTCAAGCTGTAGGTAAGCGATTTGAAGATGGTAAATATCGCTATCTCTACTTTTATCCCACTTATTACTTTACTCCAGAGACTAATAAGTTTTTGCAGAAAGCATACAATGGTATTGCTCAAACTCGCTTTGATACCAGCGTTCGCAACCATTTTATCAGTAAGGATTTACAGGCGAATTTGGGGCGTGATCGCTACCAAAGTGTAGATAGTTTCTTAATTGATGAAAACCTCCAGCGTGACAAGGATCGCACCTTTAAGCTTTCCTATCCTGAAGACCAGCCTTTAACATTTTACTTCATGGCACTCCCGCCAGGAAGAGACAGCACCGATACAGAATCTTGGGTAATGCCAACTTGGTTAGCGTTTGCTTTCCCGATGATTTTAGATGTTAAAACTGTGGTTTCAGAGTCACCAATTCCACCTTTTAATGATGGGGCTGAATTTGAGGAAAGCGTTTTCCTTGATAGTGCGCCTCATGCTTTCCGTGCTTTAGTAAGGCGCGATCGCTTCCGTCTTGACTACATCCTCGAAGGCTGGAACGAAAACGGTATTCAATACCCAGCACCTTTAAATGTGCTTACCGCCGCTTATGCCATTCATTTAGATGTGAATGCGCGACAGGGTAAGTCTGGTTACGATGCCAACTGGGGAAGATTTACAGAACTGGCTAAAGATTTTGAAACCAGTCCACTATACGTCTTTTCTTATCTCAATCGCTGGGTGCGTAACCAGGGATCGGAAACAGCGCGAATCGAGAAAATTCGGCTTTATGCCTATCATTTTTATCCTTGTTTTGACCCTTATGTGAAATATGACACTAATATGGAGCAATTAATTGTGGGAGAAGCATCAAGTCTAAATCATCCTAAGAAATTAACAGATTTATACCGCAGATTTTACCGAGCTAATAAGCGTTATAATCCTAAGTCTAATGCTGTGTTGAAACCAGTTGATATTGCGGCTGAAACTATACTCAAAGCTGAGTCAAGTGTGTTTCAGGGAGAAACATTAGTTGTGGCTGTTGCAGCAGAAGTTTTTAAACTCATGGATCGCGTTCATTCTTCTACTGCTGAAGGACGTTGGATTATGAGCAAACGAGAGGAAGAACGGCAAGCTGTTCTAGATTTTGCCAAGTATTTTGTAGTGGAGGTATTTGATAACGCATTTGCAGGCGATCGCGCTCGTTTAGCAGGCCGTCAACTCAACTTAATTAGGGATACTTGCGAATTTCTTTATCGTCTTGAAGATGACAAAGAAAATGCAGGAAAAAATGAAAATATTCCTGTAATAGATGATGTTAAGGAACCGGAATAAATTCTTCTAGAAGTAAACAAGTAGTAAACAATTTTTTGGAGATAAATCATGGCAATTTTAAAAACTGTTGAATCCAAATTCTTTCAAACTGAGATTCCTTACAAACCAATGGGGAAATATGTTCATTTCTTGACTATTCGCATTACTGAATCTTACCCTCTATTTCAAACAGATGCAGAACTGAATAAAGCACGGGTAAGAGCAGGAGTTAAAGACAAAACTACAATTAGCCGTTTGTCAATGTTCAAGCGTAAACAGTCTACTCCAGAGCGTTTAGTTGGTCGGGAATTGCTGCGTAACTATGGCTTAATGACTGCTGAAGAATGCGAATACAATGTAAATTTTGCAATGGATAATCCTGATTGCATCATTTACGGATTTGCTATTGGTGACTCTGGTTCTGAAAAATCGAAAGTTGTGGTAGACACGGCATTCTCAATTACAGCTTTTGATGAATCACACGAAACATTCACCCTCAATGCTCCTTATGAAAATGGTACGATGGCTTCCAAAGGTGAAAATGGTTCTAAACCTGGTGAAGTTACCAGTCGGATCAATCAACAAGACCACATTAGACCGCAAGTTTTCTTTCCTAGTATTGTCACCTTGAAAGACCCCACTGAAGCTAGCTTTCTTTACGTTTTTAATAATATTCTGCGAACTCGTCACTATGGAGCGCAAACTACCCGTACAGGTCGTGTCAGAAATGAGTTAATTGGTGTTGTATTTGCAGATGGAGAAATTACTAGTAACTTGCGTTGGACTCAGGCAATATATGACCAAATGAAATCTAATAATACTTTAAATGCTCCTGATCCACTAGATGAGGATGATGTAATTACTGCTGCTAAAAATGCTATTGAGGCGTTAATGGCTGATGAGTTTATTGTTCACACAGATTTAATTGGTGATGCTTTTGTATCCCTAATTAATGAAGTCAAAACTTTAACAGGAAGTGAGAAAGGTATTCAGGCAATTTTGCAAAAAGCTGATGCAGAAGCTAAAGATTATGCCAAGAAGCATATCAGCAAGAAGAAAACTGCTGCTAAAGCGGGGAAAGAGTAATGGTGTTTATTTCCCGTTGTCAAATAGAACTTCATGACAGCCTCTATTTCGCAACTCGTGAAATCGGGCGATTGTATGAAACAGAGCCAATAATCCACAATTACGCTCTCTGTTATGCACTAGGTTTAGTTGATAGCCAAATATACTCTACTACCGTTGCTGAAGAACATTCTTATCGCTATTTTTGCCCCGAACAAGTGCCAAAATATGAGGAGCATTTAACGCCACTCAATCAACAAGGAATTTACGTAACTCCGGCGCGATCGCTCAATCATTCTTCCATCCTCAACACCTGGAAGTATGCTAACAACAACTACCACGTTGAAATGGAGAAAACACAGAAAAATATCCCTAGTTTTGGTAGAGCGAAAGAAATAGCAGCAGAAAGTAAATTTGAGTTTTTTGTCATATCTCAAAAAGAACTCAAATTACCAAAGTGGATTCGTTTGGGTAAATGGATGAGCAAGGCTGAAGTAACGGTAGAACAATTACCAAAACATAAAATTTCTGAAGGTATATTCACTTGTACACATCCATTAAATCCTTTAGATGTGATGTTCACGAATCAAGTGATTAGCTATGATGTTGTGAATATGCCTCCAGTTAGCTTAATTCAAAATGTCCAAATGCGAGGTCAATACTATCAATTTGATGGCATTCAAAACTTAAAAATCCCAGTTCGGGTAGAATATCGTTTTCGGAGTTAATCACTTCCCAAAACCTTTACCACGGTTTTTATTTTTTCGAGGCTCTATCATCATTAACTCGGCTTTAAAACCTCTGGAATCTTGCAACATTAACTTACGTATTCGCTGGCGTTGGTAAGCCTGTACTTCAGCAGCTAGAGAATGATTAGGGTCAATTTTTAAGTGAGTAATCGCAGAAACATATTGTTCTTTACTTTCGGGATTATTTGGCTCTTTTAGTCCGCACATAATCCCGCCTTCATCTCCTGAATAGCCAACGAAATCAATCTCAAATTCTCTGTCTGGATCGGCGTTTACTCCTTTTTGCTTTAATGTCTTCAAAAACTCCTTCCCGGCACGTGCTTTAATGGGTAAGTTCTCTTTCAGTTTTTCAGTTAGTGCCTTGGCTGCATTGTAATCATCAATTCTCATTGGTCTTTCTCACTATGTAGTTTTTCTCACTTAAAAGAATACTACTATCATCACTCGACAGTCTTTAAAATTTTAGATATCACATTCAGCGATCGCTCCTCTATCCCCAGTGAAACACTATCAACAACAAACCAACGCCTTCCCCAGCGACTACCTAAACAACTTGTGGGGAGAAATCCAAGCTTGTCCTTACTTTGCTATCAACAACCTCAACCGCGATTTTGTCGCCACGAAAGGATTTTCTGTAGTATTTCAGCGTTCTGGATTAGCAAAGGTAGAACAGCAGTTTCCCTACTTCAAACCTTACCTCGATTTGGCTCTCCAGCCGAGTTGTAATGCTTTTTACCTCAATCCTTTACAACTCAAAGAAGGCTCCCGCGTCGATCCGCATATCGATCGCTCCTTGCGTTCCTACTCCAAAACCATTGAACCGCCTGCGGTTGTCAGTGTCCTCTATGTGCGCGTACCTGCGGATATGGAAGGGGGAGAACTGGTATTGCGATCGCACAAACGTCAACTTGGGCAAATTAAGCCCCAATTCAATACTTTAGTTTATTTTCAAGGTGATTTAATCCATTCGGTTAACGCTGTCAAAACCCCAGGAAATCGCCTAAGTCTCGTTTGTGAACAGTATAGTTTGAGTGATGCTGAACTCCAGGAAATCCCTGAATTCACTGTAGAGTCAAGAAGCACTCAGTCTACAACCAAAAAAAGAAAGTATGCCTCATAGTTTAGTGTTGAATTTGCTACCCCAATCGCCCATTCCATCACAGTATCTTACAGGTAGACATCTCCACGCCCTATTTTTAACCCTTGTTAGTTCAGTAGATAGCACATTAGGCGATCGCTTGCACGATTCCACCGCAGATAAAGCTTTCACCCTTTCCCCCCTGCAAATAAAGGGAGAGGGGATAGGGGATAGGGGACAGGATCGGGGTAAATATAAATCTAAAATTTCTACTAGCAGTAGTTTGCAATATTCACATCAGCAACCCATTCCCGCCGGAACTCCTTGTTGGTGGCGCATCTCTTTATTAGATGACACTTTATTTAGCAAACTTACCCAACTCTGGCTAAATCTGAATCCCAATCGCCCTTGGCATCTTGGCCCGGCTGACTTGTATATTACCAGCATTCAGGGTACACCCCAATCTATTCAACCTTGGGCAAATGCCACTACTTACGCTCAATTATACGAAGAAGCTAGCGATCGCCATTCTTCCATTAATCTTACCTTTTCCACGCCTACCGCCTTCCGTCAAGGACAGTATGATACTACTCTTCCTACAAGAGAATCTGTTTTTAATTCCCTACTTTCGCGCTGGAATAAATACAGTGGTATAGAATTACCTCAGATTACCATAGAGTCAATATTTCCTTCTTTTGTCAACATTCACACAGAAATATTAGCAGACTCTCGTAGTAAATTTATTGGCATTCTTGGCGAAGTTAACTACAAGATTTTGGGGGCAATTGAACCCATACAAATTAAGCAACTTAATGCTTTAGCTGATTTTGCTTTGTATGCAGGAATTGGTCGCAAAACAACTATGGGAATGGGAATGGCGCGGCGGCTGTATTCTCCCTAATTTCAACAATCATTTAAAAACCACCTAAGTTATGAACCAAACCGAATATATTTCTATTGCGGCATTGAATCAATATGCCTATTGTCCGCATCGTTGTTGGCGGATGTTTTGTGCCGGGGAATTTACGGATAATCAATACACAATTGAAGGCACAACCTTACACGATCGCGTCCACACCACAAGCGATGTACAACGAGGAGAAACTTGGCAAATTCGAGCAATTTGGCTGAAGTCTGAGCAATACAAACTCATCGGAAAATCTGATTTAATTGAAGAACAATTAGGTCAACTTTATCCAGTGGAATACAAACGGGGATGCAAAGGCGAATGGGATAACGATGAGTTACAAGTTTGTGCCCAAGCCTTATGTTTAGAAGAGATGACAGGACAACCTGTTACTAACGGATATATCTATTATGCCCACTCGCATCAACGGCAATTAGTAGAGATTAATGCAGAGTTAAGAGAAAGTGCGATCGCAACTATTGAATCTGTCACAAATCTCCTAGAAACAGGAGCAATGCCAAAACCAGTTTACAGCAAACGCTGCCAAGGATGCAGCCTTTATTCGCAATGTTTGCCCAAAGCAACCGATAAAGTCAAAAGTTATCAAGAAGTAAATTAAATCATCCAATTTATTACTAGCCCTGGCGACTGGAAGTCGCGGCTACACAGACAAAACCCACCTCCGTGGGTTAGAAAACCCTTGATTATTAGTCCACGGAGGTGGACTTTGCTTGTGTAGTAGCGTTCGCCCTTGGCGTGCCGGAGGCATCATTCTATTCGCCTAATACTTTTCAAACTTTAGCACCAATTATTACTAGGAAGAATCAAAAATGGGAACACTTTACGTAACACAAGCCGATGCTTTTATTGGTAAAGTTGATGAGCGTCTCACCGTCAAAGCTGAACAAAAAACAATCTTAGATATCCCTTTAATTAAACTAGAAGGAATTGTAGTACTAGGACGGGCTACTATTTCTCCCGCCGTCGTCAGTGAACTTTTAGAACGTCATATCTGTTTAACATTTCTCACCCAAAACGGACGATATTTAGGGCGCTTAGAACCAGAAGTTACCAAAAATATCTTTGTTCGTAAAGCCCAATGGCAAGCTGTGGGAGAATCAGAACCAGCGATACATTTAGTTAGAGGATTTGTGCGGGGTAAATTGAAAAATTATCGCCATACATTACTTCGCACTCAGCGAGAACATCCTGATACTGACCTGAATAATAACATCACTCGATTGGAAAACGCGATCGCACCAATCGAAAAAACTAGCAGTATTGATTCCCTTAGAGGCTTAGAAGGTGCGGGTAGTGCAGCCTATTTCGGTTGTTTTCAACAGCTAATCAAAACCCCAGAATTTCGCTTTGAAGCCAGAAAACGCCGCCCACCAACCGATCCGGTTAATGCCCTACTGAGTTTTGGGTATACATTACTACGCCATGATGTGCAAAGTGCTTTAAATATTGTTGGCTTCGATCCTTATCTAGGATACTTACACGTTGAACGTTATGGTAGACCTTCCCTAGCTTTGGACTTGATGGAAGAATTTCGTCCTTTAATAGTGGATGCTGTAGTATTGTCGCTGATTAACAAGCGATCGCTAACCCTAACTGACTTTACCACCGAACCGCTCAGTGGTGCTGTGTCTTTAACCAAAGAAGGACTGCATACATTTCTTCGCGCCTACCAACAAAAGAAACTATCGAGTTTCAAACATCCAGTCATGGGAAACAAATGCACCTATCAAGAATCTTTTGAAATTCAGGCAAGGTTATTAAGTAAATACCTAATGAACGAAATCGATAAATATCCCCCTTTAATTCTCAAGTAATTATTCATTCTCCCCCATCTCCCCCATCTCCCTCATCTCCCCACTTCCCACTCCCTTCATGTATATTGTTGTCAGCTACGACATTCCAGAAGATAAGCGTCGGACAAAAATCCATTCGATTCTCAAGTCTTATGGACAATGGATGCAACTGAGTGTGTTTGAGTGCGATATCACTCCTACTCAGTATGCTAAACTGCGATCGCGTTTATCTAAATTGATTAAACCCGATACCGATAGCGTTCGTTTTTATTTTCTCTGTGGCTGCTGTCAGCGAAAAGTCGAACGTATTGGCGGAGAACAGCCACGAGACGAAACAATTTTCTTTGCTGAGTCCCCTTCTGGCTAGGTTTCTGTATTTCAAATGCGCGGAAGGGTAGGTGTACAAATTCCACAGGTCTAAAAAAGTGCTTCTATCCCAAGTACAGTAAGGCTTTCAACCCATTCTTTACCTAATCATCATCCGCGCAATCTCTGAAATGCTTATCAAAATACGATTTCAGCCTTTAAATTTTCTTGGCGCTCTTTCCAAACGAATTCTCTAATGCTATGATTGCCCTTGAATCGCGCAACCGTACCTTGAAAACTAAATACAGCTTGGCTTTCAGCGTCCCGCTATTGCAATTCATTAAAATCCCTATCAGGGATTGAAACTTGCCAGTAGAGCCAGCCGATCTAGAAGTTGATATATTGCAATTCATTAAAATCCCTATCAGGGATTGAAACCTTATATATATAGATGTGAATTACATTAAGATGCATTGCAATTCATTAAAATCCCTATCAGGGATTGAAACTGGTACATGGAAAAGGGATTGAATGGTTTCCAATTGCAATTCATTAAAATCCCTATCAGGGATTGAAACTTGCAGTTTTAAAGCCTCTGGTTCAGGCGATTCTTATATTGCAATTCATTAAAATCCCTATCAGGGATTGAAACATGAAAGATAATTATGCGAGAGTTGTTGCTATTTATTGCAATTCATTAAAATCCCTATCAGGGATTGAAACTTCCAAAAGACATTATTGAAACAGTAATTAAACCTATTGCAATTCATTAAAATCCCTATCAGGGATTGAAACGAATTATCTAAGCATTATTCAATCTGTGGTACACCAAATTGCAATTCATTAAAATCCCTATCAGGGATTGAAACATTTGTAATCCCTGCCCTGCTGCGATCGCAATTTCATT contains:
- a CDS encoding DUF433 domain-containing protein encodes the protein MNEQKLLERITINPQIFGGKPIIRGRRLAVEHILGMLAAGDTIETLLEGYPWLEREDVQACLVYASRLVGHE
- a CDS encoding PDDEXK nuclease domain-containing protein, which gives rise to MSNPVSDNYRHLLMEIKQRIRSAQYEALKAVNREMINLYWDIGQIIVTQQQGASWGKSVVEQLAKDLQAEFPGISGFSAANLWRMRLFYESYVNNEKLAPMVREIGWSHNLVIVEKCKDDLEREFYIRMTRKFGWTKNVLIHQIENQTYEKTLLNQTNFDKTVPAEIRNQLKLAVKDEYTFDFLELADEHSERQLEQAILARVEPFLQEMGGRFTFVGSQYRLEVGDKEFFIDLLLYHRQLKCLVAIELKTGEFLPEYVGKMQFYLAALDDLSRFPDENLSIGIILCKSKDKTIVEYALRESNKPIGIATYKLFSTLPQELKNQLPAPEQVAKLLEGVE
- the cas10d gene encoding type I-D CRISPR-associated protein Cas10d/Csc3, whose amino-acid sequence is MSNDDWLSGDFGFDGDSSDRTIETKGELLTLKLLREAIQSQNPDDKVMADFGEYVLPNLLRIAIGVTAKGGKFFDEIDQQREAEGKIKVRRDNAADQSLNTHLLNGLFPANLIEKRLEKLNTTVQRVVKERERRLVIAGFILHDFEKFPDVPENCRKLPLAEHREIIDKKVHQLGLDNFINPENTEAYREYLDDLLCMAYNAQRRWDTNWNFSEFGLNPLLKDRTLRSLSDLTCLADSLASIVKHPQDAEHPRLKEIIHSLSDGQLKFTYHSIAENRGVLTNVVNNALIQAHTSLNTDEYTYYEPLLYLPTGVIYLASRNAPAISPEDLPDRVVNSIKSLCAGQLRLRQTGFGRDGKGMKYAEYYNLFFDDIGLMKVALDATLRILNPNKGSVAKSRSENLNKFQQQNVLSADYDFKFEDDIRIDQIAEFGDLVSRKIWEETVNRVDYARKKDKKLPAVPDFDLTHKVAEFWNLAECLPQIREIQRINESLKENKLKGNTGGVPYEWYYLAAKYLEHHPGIEDVREACQQVIEYLTTLISPIISQYQLPDGWDDLRLWVKRVVMLPGTNQEPSVKTQVETFLNELDNYNAAKKAGRGKQLICSISHSAYTVTEQMESAVLFTPQVYTNKQMLGGSNAKRNISSIAGVEMMLRQILMNQTQAVGKRFEDGKYRYLYFYPTYYFTPETNKFLQKAYNGIAQTRFDTSVRNHFISKDLQANLGRDRYQSVDSFLIDENLQRDKDRTFKLSYPEDQPLTFYFMALPPGRDSTDTESWVMPTWLAFAFPMILDVKTVVSESPIPPFNDGAEFEESVFLDSAPHAFRALVRRDRFRLDYILEGWNENGIQYPAPLNVLTAAYAIHLDVNARQGKSGYDANWGRFTELAKDFETSPLYVFSYLNRWVRNQGSETARIEKIRLYAYHFYPCFDPYVKYDTNMEQLIVGEASSLNHPKKLTDLYRRFYRANKRYNPKSNAVLKPVDIAAETILKAESSVFQGETLVVAVAAEVFKLMDRVHSSTAEGRWIMSKREEERQAVLDFAKYFVVEVFDNAFAGDRARLAGRQLNLIRDTCEFLYRLEDDKENAGKNENIPVIDDVKEPE
- the cas7d gene encoding type I-D CRISPR-associated protein Cas7/Csc2 — protein: MAILKTVESKFFQTEIPYKPMGKYVHFLTIRITESYPLFQTDAELNKARVRAGVKDKTTISRLSMFKRKQSTPERLVGRELLRNYGLMTAEECEYNVNFAMDNPDCIIYGFAIGDSGSEKSKVVVDTAFSITAFDESHETFTLNAPYENGTMASKGENGSKPGEVTSRINQQDHIRPQVFFPSIVTLKDPTEASFLYVFNNILRTRHYGAQTTRTGRVRNELIGVVFADGEITSNLRWTQAIYDQMKSNNTLNAPDPLDEDDVITAAKNAIEALMADEFIVHTDLIGDAFVSLINEVKTLTGSEKGIQAILQKADAEAKDYAKKHISKKKTAAKAGKE
- the cas5d gene encoding type I-D CRISPR-associated protein Cas5/Csc1, with protein sequence MVFISRCQIELHDSLYFATREIGRLYETEPIIHNYALCYALGLVDSQIYSTTVAEEHSYRYFCPEQVPKYEEHLTPLNQQGIYVTPARSLNHSSILNTWKYANNNYHVEMEKTQKNIPSFGRAKEIAAESKFEFFVISQKELKLPKWIRLGKWMSKAEVTVEQLPKHKISEGIFTCTHPLNPLDVMFTNQVISYDVVNMPPVSLIQNVQMRGQYYQFDGIQNLKIPVRVEYRFRS
- a CDS encoding 2OG-Fe(II) oxygenase, producing the protein MKHYQQQTNAFPSDYLNNLWGEIQACPYFAINNLNRDFVATKGFSVVFQRSGLAKVEQQFPYFKPYLDLALQPSCNAFYLNPLQLKEGSRVDPHIDRSLRSYSKTIEPPAVVSVLYVRVPADMEGGELVLRSHKRQLGQIKPQFNTLVYFQGDLIHSVNAVKTPGNRLSLVCEQYSLSDAELQEIPEFTVESRSTQSTTKKRKYAS